The sequence below is a genomic window from Vespula pensylvanica isolate Volc-1 chromosome 1, ASM1446617v1, whole genome shotgun sequence.
gttatcttattattattcaacgaACTTGGGTTGAATTTCACCcacataataaataacattacaGAAACGGTAATATATAGCCgaactttatataatatattcattacttatatttattcatttctataaTAGGTAAATATCATAAGCTGTCATAAAGATGAAACGTCCCGTTCCATGATGATAAATTTTGTTGATATATTAGACATTATCTTTTCATCTGACACAACATTGGACTTAAGTGAACATTTATTCATCGGTGGATGgatcgatcgttatttattagaatGTTCAAAAAATAGAGTACATTCTGTAATCAAAATTCTAATctgtattttcaaaaaatgcaattctttgaaaatgctcaataataatttgggtatgttcttttatatcatcatgttttaattgtattataatatatattaattaattaaaatttacttaCAGAACATGTTTCTAAAATGTTGGATGCCTTGTGGTGTAATGTTGCTTGTAGAGTACGACAACTTGTTTTTGATCCATTACTTATTGGtgatcattatcataatcttGCAAGACTTGCAGTTGCTTTTACATTAAATGCTCTTAAAGAGCCAGGATtagcaaaaaaatataaacattctGCAGCATCCTTGTTTCAACATTTTGCGACATCTTTAATTGTAAAAGATATAaggtaattttattttctatttatatatataaattattataatagcacatattttttaaataaatattagatttttataaattttttctagaatcacacgatattatttaatgctAATacttcaagaagaagaagacatataccatttaaagaaagagatcaaaAATCTTGATCTTATACTTATACAAGttagtataaaattttattttatattatatttatgtctgaaatataatatttattttaaatatttgaagattaatttatatactagGCATGGGTAAAATGTTCTATTTTGGGATATGACGAAAATTGGatagaaatacaaattttacaaaattatatagctcaattaaatgaaattagagagatttttcttacaaatcaggatttttatgaattcaagaataataaagaagctatattaatatttataatgtcttcaatgaaaaaacgaaaatcatTAAAGGTAATTTAATTGTAAGTtctgtattaatattattagttgCGTATTATAACTactaaagtaatatatatatatatatattctaataccTTAGAATGAGCAACAAAAAGTACAATTTGATATAAGATACAGATCATACTTCACTAATGTAGATAAATGGATACTCTCGTCTATAACAGAAGAGTCTCAAGAAACGGAGCTTGCTTTTTGGATTTATAGATGTGTAGGAACATTAATTATGTGTTCTTCACCCATGTTTTATGTGAaggtataaaagtatatttgaagaactaaaattttttattgattcttGGTGATTttccaattaataaatataattataaatgaatatccTGTTTGTATATAGAATCAGGCAAACAGCATGTTGAAggttttattacataaaattgcCCTTCCAACAGAACAATCTTCTCAATGTTACATCAAGAACTTGTGTAAAAGGatattttctatgataatCCTTGGATTAGAATCTTTGAACATTAAAAGTGATATTTCGTTACAAGTACTAACTAGAAACTTATTTGAtcaatatatttcgattttaataacaGAAGATAGTAGTGGAAATTTTAAAGTGTCTGATACATTACTGAAGTGCTTCCAAGATGCAAAAGCAGATTTTTTACATCTCCTTTTTGAAATGCTTATGACATTGTTTTTTACAATATCGTCAGAAAATAACATGcataaacataattatttggtatgtatatattaaaatttttaagagattattaataaaattattttatctaattacATTATTCGCAATTCTTCAATTTGTAGATATCATTACTCTTGAAAACTTTATTAAAAGGAGGTAAAATATATGCAATTAACATAacagaattaattttaacgatttgCGTACCTTATGTCATTACCTCTTATTTAAAAGTCCATGATCATCATCCACATAAAAATCATGCTATTGATTTGATGAATAGCATTTTCACGAATCATTATTATAGAGAGAATGCTTTTATAaggtataaatttattatataattataacgaagttatattaaataataatcctaaatttcatttttatttacagagaaaaattgataaacaTTTTATCTGATATTATACAGAGGTATGTTACAACATATCCTCAGTCTTCGTTTGAATTTATGCGTTCAATTGCACCTTTAAAGATTGGTGTTATAAAAGTTTTACTTCCACAAATTGAATCTATTATAATcgatcttgaaaaatataaacgtcCTAATGCTGCATCTTTAaggtaaaaattaaaatcatatttttttattatattgtgatatgacatttatatttcagtatatttctattgaatatatttttttcagatatacTTGGAACCAATTTCAAAATTTCGTACGGAACATAGAAAATAAGCAATAATcagattgaaaatttattaataaatagtaagtagtacaattagaattatttaaattttgtaccaattttaaagatagattattgtaatatctttctgtttttgaaacataagataatttaataacacaTTTGCAAATATAGcaattattacattatgttaaaataatgaaaataagtaAGAACAATCTGAACATAattgtttacatattttaGCGATAGAAAATCAGCCTAAAAAGAGGGACAAATGTCGTATGCAAGACTCCATAATAATAAGTGAACTATAGTACCGACACAATGCTTCttacataatatacaataatttcatttagtATATAAATTAGTTATAAGAAGTAACTAAATTATTAACTgaagtatatatactttttgtgTTCGTATAATTCTTTCAGCTATTTTCGATGCGAATGTCTCGAACGATGGTGTTTTAATGGTGTAGTTGTAGCGCGGGGGGGCGATCGTCATCCAATTAATTCTAGTCGAGATACAGCGTTACGAACGGCATTACGTAACGTTTGTTCTGTATTACTGCTCAATAGTGACTCAAGCCTTTCAacataattatcaatattttgtaACGTTGCACCTTCGTGTGTACCtgaaatttatgtaataacaaTCGTTAATTGTCATCAATCAcctttactatatttttttatatagtaatatcaaaaaatgaaatgactAATTAAACAATAACCTGGTAAAGGAATGGTTGCAAAACAGCCTGCTAATTGTGCACGTAAAGAATCTAGATGGCGTTGTAATGATTGATTTGTTGTACGTTGTTGATTTGTTTCAGATTCTAAACGATTTACAGCTGCATATAAACTATCCACATGTCGTTGTAGTACAGCATTTTGTGCTTCGTAATCTGATGTAGCTTTTCTTAATTGCCTTAATTCAGCTTCGCATGCTAGTTaacattaaacaaatattgatGTATATGCAACATAGATGCAGtgaaataagtataaaattatatattttataatacattgttgatatatgtataattcaaTCTATACTATTTACCTTTATTGTGATCTAAAAATTCTTCTGTAAAAATGGGAATATCAAAACCAGTGAAATCATTGTCCTTGTCTTGTTGCACGTCCtagataataatactttttaagtcttttttacaaatataatttttattgttatctttgagacatttgtatatatcaaAACTACATACAATTGTAGTAAATGTAAATACTCACATTTTGTTCAGTATTTATATCTGTTCCAttccgttcttttttgttttcagtaTGTTTTTCTGAAGACTGTTTCTCAGAAAAAATACGGTATGCCTCTGTTTGCTTATAATCACTAAATTCACGATTATAACGTTCTTTATCTTGTTCAGCTGCATCTAAGTATTGCTATAAACAATATCTTGCTtgtgaaatgaattttttatatatttaattttctaagatcaaaagaatattattctaaCCTGTTTTTGATCTGTAGGTAATGTACTCCATTCTGAAGCAAGAAGTTTTGTGATTTCAGCAAATGATAAAGTTGGATTTTcacttcttactttttctctccggtcatttaaaaatctatataaatgtaaatagggtaaataatcattgataatatatctaatattttttaataatattaaatttacctAAAGTAACCAGTAAGAGGTTGTTTTGGAGCTGTAGCATCTCTTGGAgtctttttacgtttttttgcTCTATTAGTAACATTAACATTACTATTTCCGGTACCTATGATGgcagtattttttttaataccattATCACATAATGAATCAGGTGCCTTGTCTTCTGCACTCCCTGGTGATTTGTCTGATGaacataataatttaacatataaattcatttgtctttataaatatataaataatcgaatgcaatcaaaataaaaaaattactggCATGTTCTTCAGTTTCTCCATTGTAAGTCGGTTGTTCTGTTCCGCCATTACTTTcagaaatttcatttgttaCAACCGTTTCACTCATTTTGttgaaatatgttttattaactTTCTTCTTCCAGATGATTGTTTAAACCAGCATCCTTTGATTCATGCTGTTTTAacatcataataaaataaaaatagtaaagtcgattttttcaatatacatgtatacatatgtatacgaatATCAATCACAGAATAAGAGTAGTTGTGTGTGTTAACCACCCCATATCATACATAACTTTAGAATAACTTATACATACAAACCATTTGTTAGGTTATGCCATAGAAACAGTTATTTAGAAATGATCTCGCAtcaaacaatatttaaaataaaatgttctcTCAAATATTGTGaatgataaaaagtatatattcttaaaaaatattcacacTAAAAACAGAAATACTTTAGATTTACCGATCGTATCGCGTCAAAATTGTCGCGCCGCGTCATTATTCATTCCATACAGTATAGCCAACATTCTGATATATTATCCATGTCAAAGTTTTatgttaaacattttattctaGATTGTTACAAGTCTGTTTTGCCCGTGTGTTTTAAACAATGAAGTTGTttcgaacaaataaaagatataatttcttcAGTGCATTCAACCATACctataaatgaaattgtctatgatatttgaaaaagatatcAAACAGGTTGagtgattcataaataattttttcttcgatattggAAACTAAAAGCGATTCCTAgttagaaattataataagtaaaaactAATTTCATGCGCAATAACGTAAACTGTTCATcctaaattaaagaaattaattctagTGAATATTGCaccattttaaagaaaatcctGTAATCATGAAAGGTAACTTTAGTATAAACCATGATTATACTAAATTTCCAATTACTGTATATTTTActatacaatttaattttcattaaatttagaataaatgtacatatttgaaaatatattccatccttttatttataatgttttcATAATCTACTTGTACAAATCAAATTTACACTGTCTTTGTGACATTTTATCTTatgttattagaaaatattttagttcACTTTTAATATGTCGAaacgttatataatttaaaatatattaattaaactaataggtaacaaaaatgtttaatatattttattctaggtaataagaaaaatcacgataagaaaagaaatatactttctataaaacatattacacagaaaaatagtataaatGAACATATaatgaaagacaaaaaatatttaaatatggcTATTGCATTATCTAATACCACACATTCTATAAAACATGAAGAAATACAATgcagtaataatataaaaatattgcaaaaaaatttatgtaaaccAGTATCAGTAGTACTTCAATGTTTATCTCAAGAGATTAAAAACTATTTGTAtactataaaaaatcaatataaatctaaaataagAATTCAACCAAGAAAACATATATCAAGGAAATTCAAAGAACAAGAGCTACAATTAAGTAATGACATTAgtgatatttttgatataaataataagcctgaaaatacttttttgaatttaataaataatgtttatgtTAATGATGAATTAgataatgagagaaagaacagTGACCAAAGAATGAACAAGAACGAAGTGCTAAAAAATGTGCAACCAGTTGTGATGTTATCAAATCAAGTTATATTAAATCAAGTAGATGAgagtaaattaaaaagtagaaaaaaagttcaaaaaaCACTAACATGTGTATTTTCTTCAGAAAATatcatagataataataaatataaacaaaataattatgcaTATGATGATATAGAATCTATTCATTCTTTGCCAAAGACAAATGATGAACTGCCTTCTATAAaagaagcaaataaaaatgaaaaatgtttagataaaagaaaatataaaagaaaatatatgtctTATGAAGAATCTAATGATATAccaaattctataaaaaatcaaagaaaaagaaagaaaaaaactgaaTTACATCATATAGATCCTGAAGGAACTATAGTCTTAAACCATCTTAAACCaactaataataaagttataatgAGTAACTTATATCTTCATGCTCCATATCCAGACATTACTGAttcaaaagtaatattaactaaactagaaaatatatatgatgataaatatatcataaactggaaaaagaagtatccacaacaatttcttttgtttcaaaATTTAGAGTCTATTGAACAACATAAACATTttcctataaatatattatctccAAAGATTATAGATTCTCACAAagattttacaaaagaaagtaatatgaGCAcagaaattgaattaaattcatGTATTTTACCATCAAACTATGAACAACCTAAAAATCCAAAAGTGCTTTTagtgaaattagaaaaattgggAATTTCTcttaaagaacaaaatatagTTTCAAAAGTAGAACATTCAATAGCACAATATATTGATTActctaaaataaatttctttaatcatTCCAGTAATGTACTTGCTCATAATAGTGAAGTTAGTAGTGCGATTAGTGAATGTATTAATGAAGCTTTAGCAAAATTGAAtccttttgaaaaagaagtaatgatcaaatatcttttatccAAACATGCTAAATCAAATGCATTAACTATACAATTAGAACaaaactcttcttcttcaaaaagGATTTTACAGgatgtatataatttagaaaaattttcagaGATATTTTCATGTGAAAAGTCTAATGTATGGTTAAAATCAACAGAAAACATGAAATATCCAGAAATATGTACATCATCAATATATGAAGTAGAAGGAACATCTAATTTATCAAAACTACCACAGATTATTCAGGATGAAATTATCTCCCCACAAAGGATGATATTAAAAACACATTTACAAAGATACCTACAAAGATTTTCCAGAAATTCTTCTCTAGCAGAAGTTAACTCAATGACTGTGTcagatgaaatattaaaaagaagttcaaaattaaaggaaattcAGATATTACCACTACTGATTACAGAACAGAATATTTCTCCAAAAAAATCTAACGAgacgttaaaattaataagtgcaattgattatgaaaatataacaattctacaaaataacgaaagaactCTGATTGATAATGACAAACAAAATGTATTACAAAAGAATACAGATCAAGGATTAAGTCGTATAGAAGATTTACTACCACAGTTCATTGTTGATAAAAGTTCTAGTGTAAACAACATAACAAATGAATCAATAATCTCCGTGTTAAAAGAGACTGCTACAGATGGCATAcctgtaaataataatagtatttcaACTGAATCATCAATATTATATGACGTAAAAAAGAGCACAAAATATATAGGTTTATCAAATGAAACGTCAGTAAATAACGATTCTAGAAAAGTAATTTCGGATAgtgatataacaaaaatagatGTTAATGATATAAACGTACCAAAAAGTGTGCAAATAGAAGAAAttcaatcaaaaattaatacatcagataatccttttttttatgaatgtaTTGCATGTGGATTATTTTTCCCAGAATTTAAAATACTTCAATCACATCTAAAGAAATgcttgaagaaagaaagaaatagtgtAAATGATAACGATACGATATTTAATAGATCTAAAGGTGTGAATATTTTTGAGAATTCAAAATGTGATGATATACCAGAATTGAATTCATTGATACACCAGCAAGAATCTTCTGCTCTTGGTAATAATAGTACAATATTGTCAACATTTTTGATGTTTCCCTCAATTTCTCCCATCTctaaatctaaaataaaaaaaattaatcatgatATTCGACAAAAGGACAAACGTGCACGTCGTAAACTATtacaatacaataataaaaatactcgaTGTACTGTCTGTTCAGAAGTATTTGATTCAATGATAAGTCTCTCAAAACATATTTATGGCCATACTGAAAAAGAGTTGCAAAAAGCATATGAAATTgccaaaagaaaacaaagatggAAAAGTGCAAATGACAGCGATGGTGAAAGAACTGATATGAATACAATTGATTCAAGTGAAAAAACACAAACCAGTGAATCTTCAAGTACATTACTCATAGATAGTACAACAGTTGAATCATTGCAGACTATtctagaaaataagaaagatggaaatacagaaaataaaattatttcaatggaaaaaatgaaacaaagtgaatcgaaagaaataacaaattctTTGGATCCATTAGCAATAGAAACTAATAAACAtgtatcaatgaaaatttctacAGCTTGTGaaacaaaatcaattaaattttgtgCATgtcataaaaatgaatttggaAACAAAACATCTATTGAATTAGTTTtactttgtaatatttgtaatattttatttcaaacaagGGAGTGTTTTGAAGCCCATTTTGAAAATGTGGAAACATACTTGTGTAATGCTAAACGATTAACTAGTAGAGTACCAAAATTGTATTGCAGTGTTTGTCAAGTAGTATTGTATTCTTTTATTGGTATGCGTCAACATATggaaaatcatttaaaaaattttccaagTATCAAACTGTTTTGTCATGTCTGTAAGGTACGTTTTATCGGTATGGGTcctatatttaatttacacTGGTTTAATCAcacaagaaatatttgttatgtAGCTTCAGCTTcaaattttccaaaaatatcAATAGTGGATCCGACCAGTGAGATATGGTCAATTATTACTTCAGATCAGTTCAAGTATCTTATAGTGACAGAACACGTTTGCAGTATTTGTAATGCACAGTGCTTTTCAaagaatcaattaaaatatcatatgtCATTTTGTACAGAAAGTTCAGTTTCAAAGTTATCTAGCATAATATCTACAAATAATCACGAAAATGAAGGTATTCAATCGGAATTGAACTTGCGtttgttttgtaatatttgcAATCTCACATTTTCACAAAAATCTTTATATGAAAAGCATGTTGCAAATCACAAAAGTAATTTGCAATCACAGTACATTTATTTGTCAGAAACAGATGTAAAAAGAacgtatatttgtaatatttgtgCGAACATTTACGAAAACCTAAAGGAATTCATGATGCATTGGCAAGATCATAACATGGTACATGAAACTTTCATGTGTAATCAATgcaaaaaaagtttcttcaaTCTGGAAACATACATAGAACATTCAAAGCAAtgtaatatatcgataataaacgtAGCAAACACTTCCTATCAAGAGATTTATCACAAAATGGATTTTACTTGTAAGATTTGTAATTTAACTTTTGACTCAGACAGAACTTTATGTCAACATACTAGTATTCATCATGAAAAGTTTCCAAATTTGAATACAATTCCCTCAAATAATGCATGCAACGATTTAAActtacaaaaaatttctttgatatatccGACAGAATTAGAGCGTGATTTGATAGCACCTATCATTCACACTACTCATTCAATTGATGAAATAACGACGAACAGCACAGCTCCTGTAAACAAGAGTATATTTGAAGTACCTGAAAACAACAATTCTACAATCAACCAGTCAATtgattcattgaaattatcaACAAATTCTGGATCAGTAGAATCTAGTActgttgataaaaatttagaaaatcttTCATCTGTCAGCGATACAGAAATCGACGACTTGAACGCAaccaaaattaataattttatgggAAACAATAGACCGTCTGTTCTTATGAATAAAtcggaaaaggaggaaaacaCAACTGCTATAAATAATAGTTTGGATAAGtatgataatagaaaagatttaaacAACAGAAACACAGTGATAGTTAAATCACCTGacttgaaaaagaatgatGTTCTTGATAATCCTCTGCCATctgaaaatattgatataaatgaaaaagaagatgatgtTATACTGATCGAACCTAATATTTTAAAGGAAACCGTAAAACCAACAACGAGTCTCCAATCAAATAATTCTACTGAAAAGAGTGAAGAGCCGATACAGactaagaaatatttacgCGTAAAGAATATCTCAGAATTGATAgaccaaaacaaaaaatacaatttttacaatataaatgaCCAAGATGGAAATACCAACATTCCAACGTCTTCATCTATGGCCATGAATTTGTCAAATCAAAAACAGACTAAGAAGTCAAACGTCAAAccacataaaaataaaaaatcatcaaATGACCAACAGAAATCTGTAAAGACTACTTCAGGTGCgaaagtttataaaatgatCATTATAGATCACTCACCTACTAAGAAACAAGCGGCTTATGTTCCTTATTACGAATCAGAGAGGCCGAAACAGAGCTTTGTTGTACCACCAGCATCAGTACAAAGAACAACGCCAATACCACAATCAGCACAAGGAGCAAATATGCTAGCACACAATATGCCAATACTAGCACTACAATTAGCACAAAATACATCTCTAATAGCAACACCAGAATCAGCACAAAAAGAAATACCAACACTAATACCACAATTAGCACAAAAAGCAACATCAGCATCAACACAAATACTAGCACTACAATCAGCACAAAAAGTAACACAAATGCTAATACCACAATTAGCACAAAGAGAAACACCAACATCACCACTACAATCAGCACAAAGAGAAACATTAACACTAGCACCACAATTAGCACAAAAAGCAATATTAATACCAACACAAACACTAGCACCACAATCAGCACAAAAACCAACACCAACATTAGCATCACAATCAGCACAAAAAGTAACATTAACACCACCACTAAAATCAGCACAAAGAGAAACATTAACACCAGCATCACAATTAGCACAAACAGAAATATCAATACCAACACTACAATCAGAACAAAGAATAACATCAATACCGCTATCATACTCAATACGAACACCAATGCCAATATTACAATCAGCATTATTATCAGTACCATCCCTTAATGATTCTTGCACAGCTCCATTGCAAATTCCTGATGCTCAATATTCAAATATCAAACCACTTACTACAAACTCATGTCCAATGAATCCAAGAATTACCGCTGCTACATATGCTCCATCGATAATTAGAGAACCACAAAATATGACTCAAAATCGAAGCTTGTTAATTGCTCCATCGTCATCGGTTTCGACAAATTCTTCGACTAATAATTACACGAGTAATACTTATATAGCTCAGAGAAATAACACTGCGTCAAGTAAGACTGCACCTACATCCATGATATCGAATTTACAATCGATGAATGATATTTCTTACCAAAATTTAAAGGCAGGACAACCGCATGATACTCATAGTACAATAAAGCTGCAGAATGCAGTTCATAATAGGTGTAGTAATAGATCAACCAAAGTAATGCCTATTGTCAGATCACGGAACAGTATAAAGTCATATATGAACAATGGAACCTCTAGTCTTCCAGTGTCATCTGAtcaaaatcattataataattctaatatcaAGTATACTTCCATGAGTGGAGGAAATTTGACTATAATGCAAACGCAATATTCTCagcaaaataataatcggATAAATAATGTAGGTAGTATACAAAAACAATCGAATAATCCATTCCAAATGTCCACTTTCTGTCAGCCAGTTATTGCGAATTCCCATTCTGTGATGTCCCCTCAACAACCGCTTGTTCATTATCAGCCTAACACAAGTGTAGCAAATTCTCAATTTGTGCACTCTTTATATATGTGCCATTTTTGTCCAAAGGTTTCATACTTTTCAACGGTACAAGAGTTGGATTATCACTTGAATGTTCaacataattttttctgtaatatttGTAACGAACGTTTGTACACTTCAAACGATCTCGATATTCATAAGTTACAGCATGATTCATTGTGGttttaaaatatgtttcaAAGTTGAAACTTGAACTATATCTTCGCAAATGCGCGAAAAAATGAAACACggtattgttatttattatgtaattgtTTAAGTAATCATTGGCataattaacttttaaaataacGTTACGATAAATTTACTTCATTTCCAccttgatataaattttataattggcgataattttttttatttatatagtttttttatttcttacttgtatagtttttctattctttgaaaatatt
It includes:
- the LOC122630712 gene encoding protein MMS22-like isoform X1 — translated: MDLDTTFNCCGKVNSNDWQLNKTSFLLNGELDKVFFPSREYSFYAADIELFNNIVPANTVILNINHFVKCMEMQLKIFKRYEDYGHTLNVTNCIDFFSMRKAICRFISYMRTYMNSIKWDYYKLRIINPTIEEDLDILFSTIKRFLSRLRNIPESIFHYAASNLGNKCVQPEFHLYHLHLDLRWLYITLIYMRNAYWQYSEEAGIDDIENIYRLIISDLIYISCKIFERIPLTDLRQKTPYSCTCIRELWLMLQIFIDELANRKQITSFWDHINFCINTMLDEKKHQNSLIYWYKGIECSLLTCKNPELFCIWITYHFTLLYGYNNDGIYLHTNCSRIRFNYEQAEKILKAYVSKGGKDGERDEIDEELQVMIPLLHILITDWWPSRIPIVSLLWDCFHKRLDQPFLLQTSGPWTLSLEKKTPMDIFKHIKDRIDGNFEQVKESSYGMFLRLLGSFLKKNYDNNDTKYWNQIKGRVYSKFSKSKVQEFSETGLYNFISLFLTLAVTADTLNVSTVMLDLLPSVHNFNNENARKCNLIWKGKLVILLLFNELGLNFTHIINNITETVNIISCHKDETSRSMMINFVDILDIIFSSDTTLDLSEHLFIGGWIDRYLLECSKNRVHSVIKILICIFKKCNSLKMLNNNLEHVSKMLDALWCNVACRVRQLVFDPLLIGDHYHNLARLAVAFTLNALKEPGLAKKYKHSAASLFQHFATSLIVKDIRITRYYLMLILQEEEDIYHLKKEIKNLDLILIQAWVKCSILGYDENWIEIQILQNYIAQLNEIREIFLTNQDFYEFKNNKEAILIFIMSSMKKRKSLKNEQQKVQFDIRYRSYFTNVDKWILSSITEESQETELAFWIYRCVGTLIMCSSPMFYVKNQANSMLKVLLHKIALPTEQSSQCYIKNLCKRIFSMIILGLESLNIKSDISLQVLTRNLFDQYISILITEDSSGNFKVSDTLLKCFQDAKADFLHLLFEMLMTLFFTISSENNMHKHNYLISLLLKTLLKGGKIYAINITELILTICVPYVITSYLKVHDHHPHKNHAIDLMNSIFTNHYYRENAFIREKLINILSDIIQRYVTTYPQSSFEFMRSIAPLKIGVIKVLLPQIESIIIDLEKYKRPNAASLRYTWNQFQNFVRNIENKQ
- the LOC122630712 gene encoding protein MMS22-like isoform X2 — its product is MDLDTTFNCCGKVNSNDWQLNKTSFLLNGELDKVFFPSREYSFYAADIELFNNIVPANTVILNINHFVKCMEMQLKIFKRYEDYGHTLNVTNCIDFFSMRKAICRFISYMRTYMNSIKWDYYKLRIINPTIEEDLDILFSTIKRFLSRLRNIPESIFHYAASNLGNKCVQPEFHLYHLHLDLRWLYITLIYMRNAYWQYSEEAGIDDIENIYRLIISDLIYISCKIFERSFWDHINFCINTMLDEKKHQNSLIYWYKGIECSLLTCKNPELFCIWITYHFTLLYGYNNDGIYLHTNCSRIRFNYEQAEKILKAYVSKGGKDGERDEIDEELQVMIPLLHILITDWWPSRIPIVSLLWDCFHKRLDQPFLLQTSGPWTLSLEKKTPMDIFKHIKDRIDGNFEQVKESSYGMFLRLLGSFLKKNYDNNDTKYWNQIKGRVYSKFSKSKVQEFSETGLYNFISLFLTLAVTADTLNVSTVMLDLLPSVHNFNNENARKCNLIWKGKLVILLLFNELGLNFTHIINNITETVNIISCHKDETSRSMMINFVDILDIIFSSDTTLDLSEHLFIGGWIDRYLLECSKNRVHSVIKILICIFKKCNSLKMLNNNLEHVSKMLDALWCNVACRVRQLVFDPLLIGDHYHNLARLAVAFTLNALKEPGLAKKYKHSAASLFQHFATSLIVKDIRITRYYLMLILQEEEDIYHLKKEIKNLDLILIQAWVKCSILGYDENWIEIQILQNYIAQLNEIREIFLTNQDFYEFKNNKEAILIFIMSSMKKRKSLKNEQQKVQFDIRYRSYFTNVDKWILSSITEESQETELAFWIYRCVGTLIMCSSPMFYVKNQANSMLKVLLHKIALPTEQSSQCYIKNLCKRIFSMIILGLESLNIKSDISLQVLTRNLFDQYISILITEDSSGNFKVSDTLLKCFQDAKADFLHLLFEMLMTLFFTISSENNMHKHNYLISLLLKTLLKGGKIYAINITELILTICVPYVITSYLKVHDHHPHKNHAIDLMNSIFTNHYYRENAFIREKLINILSDIIQRYVTTYPQSSFEFMRSIAPLKIGVIKVLLPQIESIIIDLEKYKRPNAASLRYTWNQFQNFVRNIENKQ
- the LOC122630851 gene encoding high mobility group protein 20A translates to MSETVVTNEISESNGGTEQPTYNGETEEHANKSPGSAEDKAPDSLCDNGIKKNTAIIGTGNSNVNVTNRAKKRKKTPRDATAPKQPLTGYFRFLNDRREKVRSENPTLSFAEITKLLASEWSTLPTDQKQQYLDAAEQDKERYNREFSDYKQTEAYRIFSEKQSSEKHTENKKERNGTDINTEQNDVQQDKDNDFTGFDIPIFTEEFLDHNKACEAELRQLRKATSDYEAQNAVLQRHVDSLYAAVNRLESETNQQRTTNQSLQRHLDSLRAQLAGCFATIPLPGTHEGATLQNIDNYVERLESLLSSNTEQTLRNAVRNAVSRLELIG